Genomic segment of Pseudothermotoga hypogea DSM 11164 = NBRC 106472:
CTCAACGAAGTGCACGACGATGGATTTGCTGATCTTTTTGACCTCCTGCTTGACCAACTCGTAGGCCTTCTCTTCGTTGACGTAAACTTCATCGACATTCTTGTTCAAGCGTTCTCTCAGAACGTAATCTATCGCCGTGGGTTCTCTTCTCAGCAATTTCACTCTTCTCGACCTTTTGAAACTGGACAGGATCTGCTGCCATTCTTGCCTGAGCGATTGAAGCTCCTCCTCTATGATTTCCATGGGCATACCTTCAGAAGCAGTTCTGATGACGAGACCTTCGTTTTTCTCAAGCTTTGAAAAGAGTGATCTCAACCTCTCCCTCTCGCGCTGTTCGACGATCTTCTTTGACACACCCCTGACCCGAGACATCGGAAAGTAAACCACGTAACGACCTGGCAGAGAAAGCTTGCACGTAAGCTGAGGCCCCTTCTGTCCGACAGCGTCGTGTTTGACCTGAACCAAGAGCTTCGAGCCTTCTGCGGGTTGCTTGCCACTGAGCACCTGTTGTACGTAAGACTTACCAACATCACTGATCCTGAGAAAGCCATTCTTCCCCTCGCCTATGTCGACGAAGGCTGCGTTCAAGGCGGGTATGATCTTCTGTATCACGCCCACGTAGAGGTTCCCGGCTATGGTCTCGTTCTCTTCATCGAAGACCTCTTGAAGCTCACCATCTTCAAGAATAGCGCCACTGACGAAATTCTCATGAACGTTTATGATCAGAGCGGTGGGCACATTCAATACCTCACTCGAAGAATTCGTAAAGGCTCAGTTTTCCATCCTTTCTGAGGAGCAAGAGATTGATCTCACCCGTCTCGCTGTTTCTGAACAAGAAAAACTGTCTATCCATAGCCTTGAACTGGAGAATGGCTTCCTCCATCGGCATCACGTTCAAAGGCAGTCTCCTGGTTTCGGCCACTTCTTCCTCGCTTTCCTCCGT
This window contains:
- a CDS encoding Rne/Rng family ribonuclease gives rise to the protein MPTALIINVHENFVSGAILEDGELQEVFDEENETIAGNLYVGVIQKIIPALNAAFVDIGEGKNGFLRISDVGKSYVQQVLSGKQPAEGSKLLVQVKHDAVGQKGPQLTCKLSLPGRYVVYFPMSRVRGVSKKIVEQRERERLRSLFSKLEKNEGLVIRTASEGMPMEIIEEELQSLRQEWQQILSSFKRSRRVKLLRREPTAIDYVLRERLNKNVDEVYVNEEKAYELVKQEVKKISKSIVVHFVEGDLFERFSIYQQLNLLQRRTIDLPSGGYLALDTTEAMTVFDVNSASFTGGKNHAELAFRINMEAAKEIARQLRLRNIGGIVVVDFIGMPNKEYYDRLFKKIRESFEKDPAHVELLGFTRLGLFEMTRKRRTPSSEQLLFSPCPICKGSGRVLSATIVLKRLSNALKEIDLSQYGSVKINLHQRFSGYMEKIKALVPAHREKVKVSFTHPDPNEFEITLSKKT